From Tripterygium wilfordii isolate XIE 37 chromosome 13, ASM1340144v1, whole genome shotgun sequence, the proteins below share one genomic window:
- the LOC120011961 gene encoding lysine-rich arabinogalactan protein 18 encodes MDRNSVLGLALLCVIVAGVGGQSPAASPTTTPVTGTTPTSAPAKAPAKPTPSPAVTPASAPSATTPAASPSKQAVPAPVQTPAATPPAATPPAVTPVSSPPASVPVSSPPAKSPPAPAPVSTPPASSPPAPATAPPAPATAPPAPTTAPTAEVPAPAPSKKKSKKKHHAPAPSPLLGPPAPPAEAPGPNSDVAASPGPTLDDQSGAEKMRSLVGGLGLVWAVLALIF; translated from the exons ATGGATCGTAATAGCGTGCTCGGACTTGCATTGTTATGCGTCATTGTAGCCGGCGTTGGCGGTCAATCGCCTGCTGCGTCACCGACTACAACTCCGGTGACTGGCACTACACCTACTTCAGCTCCAGCAAAGGCTCCAGCCAAACCTACGCCTTCTCCGGCAGTAACTCCTGCATCCGCACCATCGGCTACTACTCCGGCTGCTTCTCCTTCAAAGCAGGCCGTTCCTGCACCTGTACAGACACCTGCAGCTACACCTCCGGCAGCTACACCTCCGGCGGTGACTCCAGTGAGCTCACCTCCCGCTTCCGTTCCGGTGAGCTCTCCTCCAGCAAAATCTCCCCCCGCACCTGCTCCTGTCAGTACACCCCCTGCCAGTTCTCCCCCCGCACCGGCCACCGCACCTCCCGCACCAGCCACCGCACCTCCCGCTCCTACCACTGCACCGACAGCGGAGGTCCCTGCTCCGGCCCCGAGCAAGAAGAAGTCCAAGAAGAAGCACCACGCACCAGCTCCTTCGCCATTGCTTGGCCCTCCCGCACCTCCAGCGGAGGCTCCTGGACCGAACTCGGACGTCGCTGCCTCTCCCGGCCCTACACTGGATGATCAG AGTGGAGCAGAGAAGATGAGGAGCCTTGTCGGTGGATTGGGATTGGTGTGGGCTGTTCTCGCGTTGATATTCTAG